In the Salvia miltiorrhiza cultivar Shanhuang (shh) chromosome 8, IMPLAD_Smil_shh, whole genome shotgun sequence genome, GCATTCTCTCAATCCGGACTCTACTCGAATCACCAAGATATCGGGCCACGCTACGCTGTGAGTTATTCGCCTCTCGTATCTCTAATTCGAACGACAAAAAAGGCGCTTGTATCGAAGATTTCCTACACATTCATCTAAATGTTGCTTCATCTTATTTCAGGGAGTTCTCTTGGGTCTATCTAACACTGCTGGTGTACTTGCTGGTGTATTCGGAACTGCTGCTACAGGATACATACTACAAAAGGGTACCACCAAACCTATCACCTTAATTTCTGCAAaaactagtactccctccgtcccaacttttagtatccaattttccttttttcgtcgtcccacattttggtatccatttctatttttagtaaaagtaggtggggtccttattccactttaattattttaactctcacataaaatgtggaaCCCTtatattccactcacaacacatcaatcactttattaaaatttgtgtcgttctcaactggataccaaaagctcGGACGGAGGGGGTATAATTTTTCACTTTAGGCAACTATAAAAACAGACCTTATGCAACGATCTCGGTTCCCAactcattttatttataaaaaattagatAAAGATGACACATAAAAGACTATTCCGCAATAGTTTGGTTGTAGAggtggaaataatttttcacaCATCATTTTCTTATCAAATTCTCGAAACGAGTAGGAACAGAACAACTTTAAAGTCTATTCTAGTTTTCAACCGAGTCCAGATTTATGagttcattttttaaaattacgtATAGTGTAGTCTACAATCAAAATTACACTAATATTTTAGGTCCGAAATTGTAATcactccgtccaccaattcttaactattttttttttatatatattttagttcATCCACAAAAACTTGACCCATTCTATTTTTAATAGGTTTAACGCCCCTCCCAAACAATCCTCTAAGTTTATAAACTTCAATATTATCTTTTATTAATCAATCCCACCACTCaatcaaattaatcaatttaaaattataataaaggTGAAACTCTTATTCCAATCATATAACACACTcaacatttttcttaaaacaaaTGATATCATGAAATAAGTCATGAATTGGTGGATGGAATAAGTAATTCTTTTCCCCCTATGCAAACACTATTTTCTACATCCCTACAAAAAGTTAGTGTTTCCGAGGAGGTTTCTCATGCGGTCATTCGCAGCGCACACAAGAATTTGTGTTTCTCGAATTCATCAAAGTTTGATACTCGAACTATATTTGTCAGGTTCTTGGGATGATGTGTTCAAAGTGGCCGTGGCGTTGTACATCGTCGGCACAATAACGTGGAACCTTTTCGCCACCGGAGAGAAAATTCTGGACTAGGTAGAGTGCTCTGAAACGAAAGCGTTATATTCATATATTTGGATGGTTTTGGCGCTGAGATATTTGAACGACGCTTTCTAGTGAAAGCGATCaatttttcattaaattattcACAGGGATTATATAATTATTCAACCTCTTGTCCCTTTTACCGACACTCGGTCTTTTATTACAAGCTATATGTAGGTTTTATTTGTCTTATTACAGCCACGGACTGTCAAGTGAAAACTTTATCTAAATTATTTAACTTGTACGATGATACTTTTTTCGAAGtttcaattagaattttaaTACCTTCATAAATATGTCAGGTCGTAATACGAgggtaaaaaaaagaaaagaaaagataatGTTCCACACATAGAAATTCTTTATGCTCAGTTCTCACCTGGTTCCACTATATAATATAACAACAAAGTAAATAAAATCGGGAAATATGACAACACAAAACAAGAAATACAAAGAATAAATACAATAACAAAACccaaatataaaagaaaaaacaataacTCCCAAAAAgatgaatttgtgataaaagggaaagtaagaaagaaaaaaaaaacaagaaatatTAACTATCATGAAATTCTCACCACCCGCAATGAATGGTTGTACCCCCAAAACATGAATGGCATGCATATGTGTAGCTCCCTCATTTACATGCATTCAAGCGCAACATTAAGCATCCATATCACCATGTGAGTTTTTACCccacaatttttctttttctttttttttccctttttgtcAGAGAATTCAGCCATCCACTGAGTTGGCCTAAAACACTCAGCAGTTAATGGGCGCCCACCCTACAAAGAATTATACACTCTTCTTTAACTCACTCCAACCACCGCCTTAAACCACCCCAACCACCACATCCACCTCCACTCCACCGCCAACGCCACCGCACGTCAGCACCCCTAAAGACTTTCCGGCGTGCACCGCCGCCGCCACTTCCCTCTCCTTAATCACACTCGCCACTACTGATTTAAGGTCCCTCCGATGCAGATTTACCTTGAGCCCATCCTTCATAAACAACGTCAACGACATCTTCTGCTCCACCTTGTGGCCTGGCACCACCGTCAGCCGGTGGCGGAGCAGCACCGCCGCCGCAATCGACTTCATTTGCAAGTAGGCCAAGTCCTTCCCGAGACATATTCTCGGCCCCGCATTAAACGCCACGAACTTGTAAGAGTCGTGGGCAACAAACTTCTCCCTATCACTAGACAGCCACCTCTCCGGCTTGAACTCCAGACAGTCATCGCCCCACGTGGACCTCATCCGGCCGGCCGAGTAGATCGAATACGTGATCGACGATCCGGCCGGAACGAACGTCCCGTCGGGCAAGACGTCGTCGGCGACGACATGCTTCGAGTCCTCGGGGACGGAAGGGTACAGCCTCAGCGTCTCCGACAATGCAGCTTTCAGATACACCAAGCGATCGACTTCCTCGAACGCGAGCGTCTCGTCGAGCCACGACTCCACGTCGGCGCCACGTGTCTCGATCAGGACGGCGCATATCTCGCGGAGGATCTCGTGCTCCACCCTTGGATTCTGTATGATCAGCCAGAAGAACCAGCTCAGCGCCACCGACGACGTGTCCCGGCCAGCTAGGATGAAGTTGAGCGCCACGTGCTGCAAAAACTTATCCGAGTAGGATTCCTTCTTCTTCATGAACCTCGACAGCAAGTCATCGTGGGGATTGGCGTCCTTGCTTTGCTGACACGTCGTCAGCTCGAGCTTACGCGAGCTGATGACGTTGGACAGGTACTCGTCCACGTGGACGAGGCTCCGGCTCAGGCTGACCTCCATCCCGAGCCGGAGCCATTTCTTCAGCTTCCACATCACCTCCGGGAGGATAAACCGCTGCAGCGACGCCTCCGTGGCGC is a window encoding:
- the LOC130999087 gene encoding cytochrome P450 86A8 — encoded protein: MDMSMALLLFSAVTCYLLWFTFISKSLKGPRVWPVLGSLPGLIENADRMHDWIADNLRACGGTYQTCICAVPFLARKQGLVTVTCDPKNLEHILKTRFDNYPKGPTWQAVFHDLLGQGIFNSDGDTWLFQRKTAALEFTTRTLRQAMARWVNRAIKNRFCPFLMSAQLEAKPVDLQDLLLRLTFDNICGLAFGKDPQTLAPGLAENGFASAFDRATEASLQRFILPEVMWKLKKWLRLGMEVSLSRSLVHVDEYLSNVISSRKLELTTCQQSKDANPHDDLLSRFMKKKESYSDKFLQHVALNFILAGRDTSSVALSWFFWLIIQNPRVEHEILREICAVLIETRGADVESWLDETLAFEEVDRLVYLKAALSETLRLYPSVPEDSKHVVADDVLPDGTFVPAGSSITYSIYSAGRMRSTWGDDCLEFKPERWLSSDREKFVAHDSYKFVAFNAGPRICLGKDLAYLQMKSIAAAVLLRHRLTVVPGHKVEQKMSLTLFMKDGLKVNLHRRDLKSVVASVIKEREVAAAVHAGKSLGVLTCGGVGGGVEVDVVVGVV